The proteins below are encoded in one region of Triticum aestivum cultivar Chinese Spring chromosome 1B, IWGSC CS RefSeq v2.1, whole genome shotgun sequence:
- the LOC123097226 gene encoding uncharacterized protein encodes MEFVDIPTKHFLEQFVALFGLAPPVVCWRPAPEGLYIVGVQVNLGPADRVPHVYYEAAGATIPEAEQAACLMVIHAVAAERNVEIRDINYYHLGYLQHQVEDLRKKLMEAEHLCAELMNIVRSSESEVAFLERLTHRFYRRIRCLRDTVAALQHGGGGSSSGSV; translated from the coding sequence ATGGAGTTTGTTGACATCCCAACCAAGCATTTTCTGGAGCAGTTTGTGGCGCTGTTCGGACTTGCTCCACCAGTTGTCTGTTGGAGGCCTGCTCCTGAGGGATTGTACATTGTGGGGGTTCAGGTTAACCTTGGTCCTGCGGACAGGGTTCCTCACGTGTACTATGAAGCTGCAGGAGCCACTATCCCTGAGGCGGAGCAGGCAGCCTGCCTGATGGTGATCCACGCCGTAGCTGCCGAACGTAATGTGGAAATTAGGGATATTAACTACTACCACCTAGGGTACCTGCAGCATCAGGTGGAGGATCTGCGCAAGAAGCTGATGGAGGCCGAGCATCTTTGTGCTGAACTGATGAACATTGTCCGCTCCAGCGAGAGTGAGGTCGCTTTTCTGGAGCGCCTCACTCACAGGTTCTATCGTCGCATTCGCTGCCTGAGGGACACTGTGGCTGCACTGCAGCATGGTGGTGGCGGAAGTTCCAGCGGCAGTGTGTGA